In Diospyros lotus cultivar Yz01 unplaced genomic scaffold, ASM1463336v1 tig00010963_2, whole genome shotgun sequence, the following proteins share a genomic window:
- the LOC127793499 gene encoding uncharacterized protein LOC127793499, producing MKFGRGNERPACQGQYENYSILSDSQDRIFATERNKKDFERPNPLKTPNKYRTKSKFCAYHNKVGHTTSEYWALKDAIEELIRRGQLRDYVLRPRDQQPKQPSQQNPSQAPEQDQTPTVRTIFTIHGGPHIVGASNRSHEQYVWEAGHLLFVKDDSQEGPSKKAKADSEYVYFTKDDFKGVHWPHNDALVIQARIGNMEVRRVMIDTGSSVNIMYKGCFD from the coding sequence ATGAAGTTCGGGCGGGGAAACGAACGACCAGCATGCCAGGGTCAGTACGAAAATTACAGTATCTTATCTGACTCCCAAGATAGGATCTTCGCCACGGAGCGCAACAAGAAGGATTTCGAAAGGCCTAATCCTCTGAAGACTCCCAACAAGTATAGAACCAAGAGCAAATTCTGCGCCTACCACAACAAAGTGGGGCATACCACCTCTGAGTACTGGGCGCTGAAAGATGCAATTGAAGAGCTGATTAGGAGAGGTCAACTGCGTGACTACGTGCTGCGTCCTAGGGATCAGCAGCCCAAACAACCTTCTCAACAAAACCCTAGTCAAGCTCCCGAACAGGACCAGACACCTACGGTAAGAACTATCTTTACTATCCATGGGGGGCCCCACATCGTGGGGGCGTCCAATAGGTCACACGAGCAATATGTTTGGGAAGCCGGCCACCTTCTATTTGTCAAGGACGACAGCCAAGAAGGACCCTCTAAAAAAGCCAAGGCAGATTCGGAATATGTCTATTTCACCAAAGATGATTTCAAAGGCGTGCACTGGCCGCACAATGATGCCCTCGTGATCCAAGCTCGGATTGGCAATATGGAAGTACGGAGGGTCATGATCGACACAGGTAGCTCGGTGAACATCATGTACAAAGGATGTTTCGACTAG